A single window of Anomaloglossus baeobatrachus isolate aAnoBae1 chromosome 9, aAnoBae1.hap1, whole genome shotgun sequence DNA harbors:
- the PTGS1 gene encoding prostaglandin G/H synthase 1, producing MAGGHLFLLLIILNISSSFQSSNTVNPCCYFPCQHKGVCVTYGLDQYECDCTRTGYYGRNCTIPELLSRIRDFLRPSPSFNHYILTRFKWFWDIINNTFIRDTIVRLVLTVRSNLIPSPPTYNSAYGYISWEAYSNISYFTRVLPPVPSDCPTPMGTKGKLELPNATLLVEAFFKREKFIPDPQNTNLMFAFFAQHFTHQFFKTFGRMGRGFTKGLGHGVDLSHVYGEHLERQHTLRLFKDGKLKYQIINGEMYPPTVVAAPIHMIYPETIPNEKRFAMGQELFGLLPGLMMYATLWLREHNRVCEVLKKDHPVWSDEQLFQTARLILIGETIKIVIEDYVQHLSGYFLKLKFDPELLFGVQFQYHNRIAVEFNQLYHWHPLMPDSFNILGQYYNYENFIYNTSMLTDYGVEALVESFTKQQAGKIGGGKNLHPHLLDIAIGVIEESRKLRLQPFNEYRKRFGLKAYKSFEDLTGETEMASQLESLYGDIDAVEFYTGMIMEKTHENSIFGESMIEIGAPFSLKGLMGNPICSPEYWKPSTFGGEKGFNIVNTASIEKLVCLNVKKCPLVAFHVLKDSKESPISSAAKTSDEL from the exons TGAACCCATGCTGCTACTTCCCCTGCCAGCACAAAGGAGTGTGCGTGACATATGGACTGGACCAATATGAATGTGACTGCACTCGGACTGGGTATTATGGAAGAAACTGCACAATCC CTGAATTATTGTCAAGAATCCGTGACTTTTTGCGTCCAAGTCCTTCCTTCAACCACTATATCCTGACCCGGTTTAAATGGTTTTGGGATATAATCAATAACACCTTTATCCGAGATACAATTGTAAGACTTGTTCTAACAG tacgaTCTAACTTGATACCAAGTCCTCCGACGTATAATTCGGCATATGGTTATATCAGCTGGGAAGCCTATTCAAATATTAGCTATTTCACAAGGGTGCTCCCTCCTGTGCCGTCAGATTGCCCTACTCCAATGGGCACCAAAG GAAAACTGGAGCTGCCTAATGCAACTTTGCTGGTCGAAGCTTTTTTTAAAAGGGAGAAGTTTATTCCTGACCCACAGAATACAAATCTGATGTTTGCCTTCTTTGCACAACACTTTACTCATCAGTTTTTCAAGACTTTCGGGAGGATGGGACGAGGTTTCACTAAAGGACTTGGTCATGGG GTTGACCTCAGCCATGTATATGGAGAGCATTTGGAGCGGCAACATACTCTGCGACTCTTCAAAGACGGCAAATTAAAGTATCAG ATAATAAATGGAGAGATGTATCCACCAACAGTGGTTGCTGCTCCTATTCACATGATCTACCCGGAGACTATCCCCAATGAGAAAAGGTTTGCTATGGGACAGGAGCTCTTTGGTCTTCTCCCCGGACTGATGATGTATGCTACCCTTTGGCTTCGTGAGCACAATCGGGTGTGTGAGGTCTTAAAAAAGGATCATCCTGTTTGGAGTGACGAACAATTGTTTCAGACTGCAAGACTTATCCTCATAG ggGAGACCATTAAGATAGTAATCGAAGACTATGTTCAACACCTCAGCGGATATTTCTTAAAGTTGAAATTTGACCCAGAATTACTCTTTGGTGTCCAATTCCAGTACCACAACAGGATTGCTGTAGAGTTTAACCAGTTATATCACTGGCATCCCCTCATGCCAGACAGCTTTAACATCTTGGGACAGTATTACAACTATGAAAACTTCATCTATAACACATCAATGCTCACGGATTATGGGGTGGAAGCTCTGGTGGAATCCTTCACAAAGCAGCAAGCGGGAAAG ATTGGTGGTGGAAAAAATTTGCACCCTCATCTCTTGGACATAGCTATAGGGGTTATTGAAGAATCCCGGAAGCTTCGACTTCAACCTTTCAATGAATATCGTAAAAGATTTGGCTTGAAAGCGTACAAGTCTTTCGAGGATTTAACTG GAGAAACTGAAATGGCATCACAACTTGAATCCTTGTACGGAGATATAGATGCAGTGGAATTTTACACCGGCATGATCAtggaaaaaacgcatgaaaactctATTTTTGGAGAAAGTATGATAGAAATTGGAGCACCATTCTCGCTCAAAGGACTTATGGGGAATCCAATATGTTCCCCAGAATACTGGAAACCCAGCACGTTTGGTGGAGAAAAGGGGTTTAATATTGTAAATACCGCTTCAATTGAGAAGCTTGTGTGCCTCAATGTCAAGAAGTGCCCCTTAGTTGCCTTTCATGTCTTAAAGGATAGCAAAGAAAGTCCTATATCTTCAGCAGCAAAGACGAGTGACGAGCTTTAG